The Gemmatimonadota bacterium genome contains the following window.
CGGCATAACAACTTAAAAAACGTCGATGTCTCATTTCCGCTGGGCACCTTGACCTGCGTGACCGGCGTATCGGGATCGGGCAAAAGTTCGCTCGTCAACGACGTCCTCTTCGGCGCACTCGCCGCCCGCGTGAACCGCGCACAAAAAGCCTGGGGAGAACACGACGATGTACTGGGATTGGAACGCATCGACAAAGTAATCAACATCGACCAGACACCCATTGGCTATTCGCCGCGCAGCAACCCCGCAACCTATGTCAAAGTATTCGACAAAATACGCACCCTGTACGCCAGCTTGCCAGACGCCCAGGTGCGCGGATTTAAAACCGGGCATTTCAGCTTTAATCACAAACGCGGGCGGTGCGACGCCTGTGCGGGTTTGGGTGCGCGCTGTATAGAAATGCACTTCTTGCCCGACGTGTGGGTCACCTGTGAGACCTGTGGCGGAAAGCGCTACAACCGCGATGTAATCGACATAACCTATAAAGGCGCATCAATCGCCGATGTTCTGGACATGACAGTAGCCGAAGCCCTATCGCATTTTACCCACATACCCGGCATCCAGCGCTCACTCCAAACCCTATTTGACGTGGGCCTGGGCTATATCAAAATGGGACAGGCATCGACCACGCTCTCCGGCGGCGAAGCTCAGCGCGTGAAATTGGCGCGCGAATTGGCGCGACCCAGCACCGGGAAAACCGTGTACATCCTCGACGAACCGACCACGGGACTGCACTTTGCCGACATCCAGAAACTGCTCGACGTACTCAACCGACTCGTCAACGCGGGCAACACCGCAATCGTAATCGAACACAATCTGGACGTAATCAAAACCGCCGATTGGGTCATCGACCTGGGACCAGAAGGCGGAGAAGACGGTGGCAATTTAATCGCTTGCGGCACGCCTGAAGATGTGGTATCTGTCACCGCCTCGCACACCGGACGATTTTTGAAGGATGTGTTGGCAGGTATTGAAACAGGGTAATGCAGCTCAAGAAAATCCATAGATCTCCTTATATAAAACAAAAAATTTGCTATAGAAAAAAATAGTATATATTATTTATGTAACACATAAATAACAGGAGGTATTTATGCCTACCATGCAGATTCCCCATTTCAAAGAGCGGAAGGCTACCCAAGTTGCTGCCTTACTGATAAAGCACAATGGCGGTCAAAGTATTGACAAGTACAAACTCCTCAAGCTAATCTACCTTGTCGATAGAAAGGCATTGGAGCTTTGGGGACACTCTGTAACTTATGATACACCAGCGAATTTTCCGTACGATCCCGCTGGTCCTGGTCCCACTCCCAGCCATACGTATGACCTTATTGATCCACCAAAGCGAAATCTAAAGGAGATCTCTTCTACCTCCAGCTATTGGTCTCAATTTTTTTCAAACTACGGAGACACCGTTAGTCTATCTGGTTTATGTCCGGGTGTAGGAGATCTCTCCCCTGCTGAGATCGGTTTGATCCATGAAATCTTTGAGGAATTTGGACATAAAACTTTTGGAGAATTAAAAGAATACCTTCAGGCCTTACCCGAGTCTAAAGATACAGAAGGATCGTCTGGACCAATAAAATGGGAAACACTCCTTCAGGCCGTAGGCTGGACAGGTGAAGACTTAGAAGAAGTAAAAAAAGACCTCACATTTAAAGCGAAATTTGAAACCTTTGTCGGGGCGAGATAAGCATGGGATTAGCGGGCACCTGCGTTATTTGCCCTGATTGGGGAGGTGAGCATTTATGTATATTTCTGACAGACTTTGTAAATGACAAAAGAAGAGAACCAAAAACCATCATTGTGAATGTCACATCGTGGACTGCAAGAAAAGAACAAACGCTCATACTCTACCCAGGGGAGCATCCTTTTATCATAAAAAAATCAGTCATAGCCTATGATAATGCCCTCTTACTTGCAGAATGGCAGGTCGAACATCTCTTATCTAACGGAAAGAAACAGCCAGCAGTCTCTGAAGAACTATTGCGGAAAATTGGTGAAGGGCTTCTCAGGTCACCCTTTACATCAACAGATGTAAGAGATTTCTACGAACAATATTCTCAGAATATAGACAAGTCTGAAAATAGGTAAGAACGATACGTGATTAGTAAAAACGCTTTATTTTTTCAAAAGAATGCTTGACTTTTTGAAGTGTCACTGATATCAGTGAGGACATTAGTTTGAAAATAAAAAATAAAAATATGTCTATGCACCTGTAGAAACCGCCTAACTACTTAGGTGGTTTCGTTTTTTGAGCAAATGGTACACCACACATCACTACTACCTGGTTATTCTCGTATATAATTCCCTTTTGTTTTAAAGCAGTTTGGAGGCCTATCTCTGTCTTGTGAGCAACCGATTCGTCAAACTATAAAGCATTAAAAGGAGATAAAAATGATTTTTCGCATATTGCTATCCGTCGCATTCCTCTCTACGAGCAGTGCCCTGGCCGACCCTTCCAAAATCGACTTTTGGAATGCGCAGCGCAAAGGCGCCAATCAACAAAATGCACAACACCGTCCCGAATGGTACGTTGCAGCGGGAGAATTGGGATTGGACTATGTGCGCATCTTACCCGACGCATGGCCCTCCGAAGGCAGGGACTTCCTGATCGGCAATGCGGACAACTTCGAAGCAATCAACGAAACCGATCTATCCCTATTGATCAAAGCACTCGACGAAGCCGAACGCAACGGCATCAAAGTCGTCCTTACAATGGTCAGCTTACCCGGCGCCCGCTGGAAACAACTGAACAACGACCGGGACGATGCGCGGCTCTGGAAAGACAAAAAATATCATCTACAAGCCTTCGAATTCTGGCGCCAACTCGCCGCACGCCTGAAAACACACCCCGCCATTGTCGCCTACAACCCCCTCAACGAACCACACCCGGACAAAGCATTCGGCTTTGATACGCCAGACGAAAAATTCGCCCAGTGGTTCAAACGCATCCAGAACACGCCAGCCGATCTCAACCAATTCAACCGGGAAATGGTCAAAGCAATCCGATCCGTAGATAAGGACACCCCCATCATCCTCGACGGCTGGTTCTATGCATCTCCCAGGGCATTCGAATACAATCGCCCCGTTGACGATGACAAGGTCTTATACGCCTTCCACAACCCCGGACCCTGGCAAATGGTAACCTATCGCGTCAATCAAGGCAGATACGCCTATCCAGACCGCGTGCCCAAATCGTGGAACGGGCCAACGGAATCCTGGACCATTGATCGCCTTGCCCAGCAAATGCACGCGGTACAAAAATTCTCCGAACAATACAACATACCCGCACACCGAATCATCGCATCAGAATTCTGGTACGACCGTCGCCTCGAAGGCGCGGCAGCATACATGGCCGACCTCATCGAAATCTATAACCAGCGCAACTGGCACTGGGCTTTTTATGCCTTTCGCGGTACTGGCACATGGACGGGACTCGATTACGAAATCGCGCCAGGTCAAAAAATGGGTTGGCGTTACTGGCAGGCCATTGAACAGGGCAAAGACCCAGAACCTCTCAAACCGAGAGGACCAAACCCCTTGTGGGAAATACTGCGGCGGCAGTTTGAAAGAAAATGAAAAATTAAATTGGTAAAACTGTGCGAGAAGGCGAAGAAAGTTATGTCGAAAGTATTGGCGATAATGCTATCTTTTTTATTTTTTATGCCTTCGGCGACTTACTTTTTTTCAGCAGCAAAAAAAAGTAAGCAAAAAATGCCGCTCTCAAACGCCGAGGGGCTGGCACAGCGCAAATCGTTTTTGTGATAGTACACCATGCAGTGGCCTGCACAGTTGGGATGCCATAAAGATATCCACTGCGAGACGGACTCACGCGCTGTGCATAATGGCTTTGAGTAATGGGGTTTTGTGAGGGTGCCTTTTGTGATATCTTATCTGATGTACTGCGTAACATCAATTCTTAATTTTTAATTCCTACAGTATTCTCAGGAGGTATTAATGTCATTGTTTTCACTCGAAGGTCGTGTCGCCATAGTAACTGGAGCGGGGCGTGGTATTGGACGCGGCATAGCAGAGGAATTGGCTGCGCAGGGCGCAAAAATTGTATGTGCTGCGCGCACCCGATCTCAACTTGACGAAGTCGTAGCCGCAATTCGAAATGCGGGAGGCGACGCAATCGCTTATGAAATGGACATGAAAGACCTGGATTCCGTGCGCGGTGGCGTCGATACAGCACTCGAAACGTATGGACAAATCGACATCCTCGTCAACAACGCGGGAATGAACATACGCGAACCATTTGAAGACGTAACAGAAGAACACTACGACGAAATCATGGCCGTCAACTTGAAGGGCCTCTACTTCTTAACACAGACCGCAGTCAAACACATGATCTCGCGCAAACAGGGCAAAATCATCCACATCGGCTCTTTGACAACCGACTGGTCCTTATCGCAAATTTCGGTCTATACCGCCACCAAAGGCGCAGTCGGGCAACTCGCCAAAGCCCAGGCATTAGAACTCGGCAAGCACAACATCCAGGTAAACACAATATGCCCGGGCTTTGTGGTCACGCCATTGACCGAGCGGCTCTGGGAAGATGATACAATGCGCGAATGGGCCGAATCACGTCTGCCCATAAAACGCCTGGCAACACCCGAAGACCTGGCAGGCACAGCCGTATTCCTCGCCGCGCCCGCATCGGATTACGTCACCGGACAATCCATCTACGTAGATGGTGGCTTCATGGCCGGCGAAGCCTGGCCCTTGCCGCAGTAAAGGGGGAACAATGGCGCAATATGATGTACAAAAAGAAAACTTCCACGGACACGCACTCTACGTACTGCGCGATTTCGAAACCAATTGTGAAGCCAGCATCCTACCATCGGTGGGCAACAATTGCATCTCGTACAAAATCCCAAAAGGCGATGCGCTATTAGAACTCATTTACTCCCCACCCGATCCCGACACCCTTAAAGGCCGCGCCAGCGGATACGGCACCCCCATCTTATACCCCTGGCCCAACCGCATAGACAGCGGCAAATTCACATTTGACGGCGCGGAATACCAGCTCGAAACCCCTGCCCCGGACGAACACGCATCTCACGGCTACGTCCACGAACGCCCCTGGCGCGTAGTCGAAACCGGCACCTCAGAAGGTGCCTGGATAACCAGCGTCTTCACATCGACGGACTTCCCGGAAATCGGCGCACACTTTCCCTTCCCCTTTGAAGCACGGGTAACATATCGCCTGAAAGACGGCGTACTATCCCTCGAATTTGAAGGCACCAACATCGGCAATAGCGACATGCCCGTCGGCCTCGGCATCCACCCCTATTTCCCTCTACCCCTCACTGAAAGTGGCAACCGGGACCTGTGTACCGTGCGCATGCCAGCCTCAACGTACTGGCCCTTGCGCGACGACCCGATACCCACAGGAGAAATCCTACCCGTTGACGGCACCATATTTGACGTACGCGAAACCACGCCCTTGAAAGACCGGTATTACGACAACGTCTGGTCCGGCGTATCTCTGACCGATGGATGGAGCCGATGTGAATACACCGACCCAACCGAAGGCGTCACCATCGCAATGGAAGCCAATGACGCATTTCGAGAACTCGTACTCTACGCCCCCGACATCCGTCCCATTATCTGCTTTGAACCCTACACCTGCGTCACCAACGCCTTCAACCTGCAAAACCAGGGCATCGACGCGGGCCTGATACGCCTCCAACCCGGTGAAAAACTAACCGGCATAATGAAAATTGTGGGAGAAGCATGACCGACCGATTACAACAACAAATCGCGTTCTTGCTCGAAATCGATAAACTCAAGCAAATCATTCGGCAAACCTATTTGCTCGACGAAACGCGAAAAGAAAACGACGCCGAACACTCCTGGCATTTTGCCATGTTTGCGCTCATCCTCGTGGAATATGCGCCCGAACCAGTGAATATCCTGAAAGTAATCAAAATGGCACTGGTACACGACCTCGTGGAAATCGACGCGGGCGACACCTTTCTCTACGACGAATCGGGCAACGCGGACAAAGCCGAACGCGAAGCAAAAGCCGCCGACCGCATCTTTGCGCTCTTACCTCCAGAACAGGGCGCAGAAATACGCGCATTGTGGGAAGAATTTGAAGCAAAAGAAACCCCCGAAGCAAAATTCGCAGGCGCGATAGACCGATTCCAACCCTTTCTACACAATTGCAATACTCAAGGACGCGCCTGGCAAGAGCACGGAATCACAGCCGAACGCGTCTTGCAAAGCAACAGCCACATCTCAATCGGCGCGCCCATTCTATGGAACCGCGTACAAGAATTGGTTGATGAAATGGTCGCTAAGGGATATATTGATGCCGAAAAATAATGGCCAAAAACGGGAGGACCCAACCATGAGCGAAACACTCAAAGACTTATTGAACGACAGTTTTGAACAGCATGCGGACCGCACGGCGGTTCGCGTATTGCGCCAGCCAGAGGAACCCGGCGAAAGGCGATTGCAATACGTGCCGTTGACATATCGGCAATTAAAGGCACAGCGAGACCGATTGGCATCGGGTCTGGCGCAAATAGGATTGGAAAAAGGGCAGCGCATCGGGCTACTGACCGATGGCGGTCTGGAATCCGTACTCGTCTTCCTATCCTGCGACATACTGGGATTATCCGCAGTGCCAATCTGCAACAAATTGCCCGACGATCTGCTCGTACACAGCATCAACCATTCGGGCATCGCCTATTTGTTCACAGATACGAGAAGTTTAGAACAGGTCGAACGCGTACGCGACCAACTGACCAATCCCCCTCAGATCGTCCTGACAGAAGGACAGGGCGATAACACACGCTCATTTTTTGACTTAATCCAAAAAGGCGCGGAATCACCGCCGCCAGACATAGCAATAGAACCCGATGACGAATCGAAAATCGTGTACACATCGGGATCATCGGGACTACCCAAAGGCGTGGTACAAACCCATCGCAATCTCGTCGGCAATATCCTGTCCGTATGGGATACAATCAGCAACCGCGACCCGGTCATCTTATTCAAATCCGCGCCCGACTACCACACCATGGGCATATTGAATATCTACTACCCCCTGGCAAAAGGCTGGACACTGGACCTGGCGCGGTCGCCGGATCGCGTACTCGTGGATATCCGATACTCTGAACCCGAAGGCTTTTTAACCGTCCCCCTGATCTTAGACAAAGTATTTGGCAATGTGCGAAAAGAAATTGATGCCGGCGGTGCAAAAGGCACATTAATCGCCCGGTCACTGCGCGCCAAACAGCGCATTGCACGCGGTGAAGCATCAATCATCGACCGCCTCGTCAATGCCACACTGGGCAAAAAGGTCGTCGGACAAATCAAAGAAAAACTCTCCCAACGCGTGGGCAGCCGCCTCGAATTGTTAATCGTCGGCTCGGCAAAAGCCGACCCCGAAGCCCTCGACTTTTTCCAGGACGTACTGGACATCACCTCGCTCGAAGGCTATGGCGTCACCGAATGCAGCCCCCTGATCGCGGCAAATGTCCTGACCGGACAAAAAACAGGCACCGTTGGAAAGCCATTACAAGAAGTAAAAATCATCTCCGAAACAGGCGAAGAAATCGCCCACGGTGATCCAAACACAGGAACCTACAGCGGCAGTGGCGATGGCATTGGCGAATTGTGGGTACACGGCAACCACGTCATGACGGGTTATCTCAACGACCCCGAACGCACCGCCGAAGTACTCGTAACCGATGAAGCGGGCAAAGTGTGGTATCGCACAGGTGATTTATTCAGCATGGACGACGAGGGATTCTTGACCTTCCAGGGACGCGTTGGACGACAATTTAAATTGAGCAACGGCGAATTTGTCAACCCCGAACGCCTCGAACGCATATTCGCCCGCGTATCGCTCATCGAACACGTCTTAATCTGCGGCGATCAGACCCGCACATTCCCCCTACCCGTCGTCACCGTAAATGTAGAAGAAGCTCAACTGCAAACAGATATTCCCGATCTGCCCACAGACGAGGAAGCCCTGTGCAGCCATCCCGCAATAGCCGAACGCATCCGCGAGCAACTATTAAAAGAAGCCACGGCATCTGGCCTTCCCGCGCACGAGCGCCCGCAAAAAGTACTGATCCTGTCGGACCAGTTGAGCGAAGAAACGGGAACCCTCACGCGGGGATTGAAAAAGGTCGTACCCGGGAGAATAGAAGAAATTTACGCAAACGAAATCGCCGCAGCTTATGATGGATAAACCCCATGCCAATTTTCAACCCCGATAAACTGCGGCGCATTGGCCGCGAAGTCTTCGAACGCATAGGCGCAACGCCCGAAGAAGCCCGAATCGTGGCTGACCTGCTCGTATCATCCAATCTCGCGGGACACGACTCGCACGGCGTCGTCCGCATTCCGCAATACGTCTCCGGAGTACAGAGCGGTCAAATACAACTCGGAACAACCGTGGAAATCGAGCGAGAAACCGATGCAACAGCCGTCGTAAACGGGCACTGGGGATTTGGGCACGTAACCGCAACAGAAGCCATGCACATCGCCATCCAAAAAGCCCAAAAAAGTGCTGTCGGCATCGCAACAGTACACCAGTGCAATCACATCGGGCGATTGGGTGTCTATCCCGTCCTCGCCGCGGCTGAAAACATGGCCGGACTGATGAGCAACAACGGTCACGGCGCCGACCTCTCCATGGCACCCTGGGGAGGACTGGGACGCATCCTGCCCGCGAATTGCCTCGCCGTTGCATTCCCTTCGGATCGCGATTTTCCAATCTCACTGGACTTAACCGCCGCAACCGCGGCAGGTGGCAAAATGCGGGTCGCACTGGCCCGGGGCGAGCGCGTACCCGAAAACTGGCTAATCGACGCCGAAGGCAACCCCACAACTGACCCCGCCGACTACGTACACGGCAATGCCGCGCTAACCCCCTCTGGCGACCACAAAGGATATGGCCTATCATTCATCTTCGACATCTTGTCCGGCGCCCTATCGCCCGCCGGTTGCACCCGCGAAAATTCACCCGTAACGGGCAACGCCCTATTTGTACAGGCCATTCGCATCGATGCGTTCCAGCCCATCGCCGACTTTAAAGCCGAAATCGGACGATTCATCGACTACGTAAAATCGGCAAAAACCGCGCCGGGATTTGACGAAATACTCGTACCGGGCGAACGCTCCTATCGCACCGGCTGTGAACGCGAGGCAAACGGAGTCCCCATAGAAGACACAACCTGGGAACAAATTTGCGAAACCGCAAAAAAATTTGATGTGGAAGTTTAGCTATCAGCCATCAGTGGTCAGATCTGTTCAAATCTTCGATAATATAGTAGTGTCCCCGTACCCGCCCGTTGGGTAGTGAAACGGGGTTCTCAATGCACCAACTTGATGCCCCATTCAACACACCGCGTCTCGACTTCATCAAGCGGTGCCATTGTTACGATCACGCCATCGACTGTTTTATCGGGATGCAATGTCCGCATCAACCCCACTTTATCGGCAAAGCGATCCACATCTTCCACCTCGCAAACAGACTTCACCTCAAATACCAGCAACGTGCTGTTATCGACCAGAATATCGACCTCATAGCGGCGTCCTGAAGGTCCGATCATGCCATCTGCATCTTCAAGAGGCTGTCGCAGGCGAACATGCTCAGATAAAACATCATCTCGTCCAAGTACCAATCTCATCGTGCCCGCAACAACATCCTCGAGTTTTCTTCCAGACCGCGTTTGGAAACGCCCCACAATCATTTCGACCCAATCTCTCAGATCGGAAAACCGCTGATCCATCAGGTCAAAACGTTCATCAACTTTCTCAAACCGATCATTAACTTCCGACCGAAATGTTTCCATTCCCGACTGAAACTTTTCAGTTTTTGACTGAAACGCATCAAATTCGCCCCGAAAATCGCGCAATTCAGAAAGCACAGCCGCCACTTCTTCCTTCGTGGCAAAAGTCCGTATAAAAGCCGCGTAGATTCGCAATTCCATCTCGGGATGCCGTTCAAGCAAAGCTGGCAACTGCTTCTCAAGCGTCTCTAACAGTTCTTCATCTGTCAACAGGGCCATCTCTCAATCCTCATTGGGCAGGCTTAATTTTTGGCGAATCATCTGTTTTCTACATCTTCCCTTCTCTCTCCTTCAGCCGCCTGCGGTAAATATAACCACCTGCCCCCCATTCCACAACCCCCTGCATGTGCGTACTGACAGAGCCTGCCTTTTTTGCAATATCCCATCTTACTTGATGTGCGACTTCAAAACCGCCACCAAAAAAACGCAAGTGAAAGGCAGGGATGGTCGGCTGTGCCTTAGCCATTCGCTGAATTAGCTCAACTGACAGGCTCAAACAAACAAAAACCCGCCCCCTTCAGGGAGCGGGTTTTTTGTTAAACCGCCTTATTTTTTCTCTGTCTCAGGTGGATCAGGTGGTTCGGGCGGCGTGGGCGTTTCAGGCGCATCTCTCTCAATATCCTCATCTGAATACAACCTCAGATCGCCCCGACCGAGTTCAATCGCAACCTTAGAACCACCCCCATTGAGTTGACCCGTCACCACCTGTGAAGTACGCGACACGCCGGTAATAGACAGAGGCAGGTTGGTCTGGATACTCCCGCGCCCGACATAGCCGTGTACATCAACTGCCGAACCATCGGGAATGGTGAGATCAACCGCACCATCTTTATTTTGAATCGCGTAGTCATCGTCAATGGGTTTATGTGGACGCACCGCAATATTGCCGCCGCGGCTTTGTATCATGACGCCCGCTTCGGGATTTTCAATTTCAACAGCACCCCGGCCAGTATGGACAGTAGTTGCACCGGCAATATTTTTGAGATACGTCGCACCGCGATTATTTTTTGCAACCGCACGTCCCCCAACCCGATTGACGTTAATTGAACCACGGTTATTGTTTGCAATAAAATCACCGCCAGCGTGTTGCACCGCGATATCGCCGCGGTTCTGTTTGACACGTATATTGCCCGACGCACCTTCAAAAACCGTCTTGCCACGATTATTGTTGAGGGTTGCTGCACCATCAATTTGGGGAAGCGTGATATTTCCGCGACTGGCTCGCACATCGAGATCAACTTTTTCGGGATGACGCAACTCAAAGTCGATCCGCAAAGATCGAACCGGATCGTCTTTTTTGCGTTTGGGCACATTGGGGCGTATCTGCACAGCACCGGACTCCCGCCGTATTTGAATATCAATCTGCTCGGCAAAAGCCTTCACCGCTGCTTCATCAGTTCCCCAAACCGAGATCTTCGCGTCAATCTGGACCTCATCGCGATCCCAAATTTTTGAGGTAACATGGCCCTTTGGCGTCCGTACGGACAGACGATCAGAGACCTGGATCGGTGTTGTCTCGACAAATTGCCGAACAACTTTTTCGGGATACTTTCTATCGCTACCTTCCGTCCATTGTGCAACGGCTTCAGACGCTGTTTGCATCGCTTCCTGAACAATCTCGCCCACATCGGGAATTGAGCGTGTAGCTTCGCGCACGATGCGATTGACATCGGGCATAGCCTCGCGCACCGCGCGTCTGGCTCTGGGCATAGCATCGCGCAGAGTCTCCTGCGCTTCCCGGATGCGTTCTTGCACCTCAACCTGAATATCTGCACCACCAGAGCGTCTGCGTCGGCGCTGACGACCTCCATTGCGTCGGCGCTGGCGACTTTCACCTTGACCTTGCGGTTCTTCTGCGGTATCCCCGAGCGCATCGAGCAATCTCATAGCATCTTCTGCCGTTATTTTTCCATCTTGAATCATCTCGAGAACCTTCATGCGTTCTTCTTTCACAATATACTCCTTTCTTTATTTATTCATCCTTTTAAGTTCTTCCGCTGCATCCTCCACTGAAATCTCACCAGATTCGAGACGGTTGAGCACCTCTTGCTGGGACGCAGTGGACAAATCTTCCACCTCGGGATGTGTTCCCGCTGCAAAGCCGAGTGCTTTGATCACATCGTCGAGATGGTTGCGAATCGTGCTATAGGGCACGCGGAGTTCGCGCGTCATCTCTCTGACATTGCCGCGCAATCGGACAAATGTCTCGACAAAAGCCAGGTTTTCGGGCGTCAGCCTGTTAAAAATAGTGGGCTGAAACTCTCCAATAACCTCACATTCACATCGCGTGCAGCGAATGCGGGTGACAATCACGTCATTCTGACAGGCGGGACATTTTTCAATAATTTTACGCATTTTTCTCCTTTTTTTCGTTTTAGACACTATTTTAGACAAAAAGTTTCACAAAAATATAAAATATTTTAACTTTAGATGCAATTTATTTTTTACAACAACTGGTCTTTCAAAAAAATGACTCCCGTGGATCAAGGCAATAAACTGATTTAAAGGACCAAACCCTTCTCATTTGACTTTTTCTAATAATTTCTTTCCTTGTTATGTCCTCTCACCCCACAACGAGGCATCCCAATGACACGTCTATTGATCGTCCTCATCGCATTAATCAGTCTGAACACACCGGCTCATTCTCGCATTGACCTCAGCTATTACCTGCCCGAAGGCACGACCTACAATCCCGACATCCCCACACCCGAAGCCTTTTTCGGATTTCAGATTGGCGATTGGCACCTGCGGCACGATCTCATCGCGAACTACATGCGCGCATTGGCTGAACGCTCCGACCGCATAGTCCTCACGCA
Protein-coding sequences here:
- a CDS encoding Panacea domain-containing protein, which produces MPTMQIPHFKERKATQVAALLIKHNGGQSIDKYKLLKLIYLVDRKALELWGHSVTYDTPANFPYDPAGPGPTPSHTYDLIDPPKRNLKEISSTSSYWSQFFSNYGDTVSLSGLCPGVGDLSPAEIGLIHEIFEEFGHKTFGELKEYLQALPESKDTEGSSGPIKWETLLQAVGWTGEDLEEVKKDLTFKAKFETFVGAR
- a CDS encoding cellulase family glycosylhydrolase, with product MIFRILLSVAFLSTSSALADPSKIDFWNAQRKGANQQNAQHRPEWYVAAGELGLDYVRILPDAWPSEGRDFLIGNADNFEAINETDLSLLIKALDEAERNGIKVVLTMVSLPGARWKQLNNDRDDARLWKDKKYHLQAFEFWRQLAARLKTHPAIVAYNPLNEPHPDKAFGFDTPDEKFAQWFKRIQNTPADLNQFNREMVKAIRSVDKDTPIILDGWFYASPRAFEYNRPVDDDKVLYAFHNPGPWQMVTYRVNQGRYAYPDRVPKSWNGPTESWTIDRLAQQMHAVQKFSEQYNIPAHRIIASEFWYDRRLEGAAAYMADLIEIYNQRNWHWAFYAFRGTGTWTGLDYEIAPGQKMGWRYWQAIEQGKDPEPLKPRGPNPLWEILRRQFERK
- a CDS encoding glucose 1-dehydrogenase codes for the protein MSLFSLEGRVAIVTGAGRGIGRGIAEELAAQGAKIVCAARTRSQLDEVVAAIRNAGGDAIAYEMDMKDLDSVRGGVDTALETYGQIDILVNNAGMNIREPFEDVTEEHYDEIMAVNLKGLYFLTQTAVKHMISRKQGKIIHIGSLTTDWSLSQISVYTATKGAVGQLAKAQALELGKHNIQVNTICPGFVVTPLTERLWEDDTMREWAESRLPIKRLATPEDLAGTAVFLAAPASDYVTGQSIYVDGGFMAGEAWPLPQ
- a CDS encoding aldose 1-epimerase, with protein sequence MAQYDVQKENFHGHALYVLRDFETNCEASILPSVGNNCISYKIPKGDALLELIYSPPDPDTLKGRASGYGTPILYPWPNRIDSGKFTFDGAEYQLETPAPDEHASHGYVHERPWRVVETGTSEGAWITSVFTSTDFPEIGAHFPFPFEARVTYRLKDGVLSLEFEGTNIGNSDMPVGLGIHPYFPLPLTESGNRDLCTVRMPASTYWPLRDDPIPTGEILPVDGTIFDVRETTPLKDRYYDNVWSGVSLTDGWSRCEYTDPTEGVTIAMEANDAFRELVLYAPDIRPIICFEPYTCVTNAFNLQNQGIDAGLIRLQPGEKLTGIMKIVGEA
- a CDS encoding HD domain-containing protein, giving the protein MTDRLQQQIAFLLEIDKLKQIIRQTYLLDETRKENDAEHSWHFAMFALILVEYAPEPVNILKVIKMALVHDLVEIDAGDTFLYDESGNADKAEREAKAADRIFALLPPEQGAEIRALWEEFEAKETPEAKFAGAIDRFQPFLHNCNTQGRAWQEHGITAERVLQSNSHISIGAPILWNRVQELVDEMVAKGYIDAEK
- a CDS encoding AMP-binding protein, translating into MSETLKDLLNDSFEQHADRTAVRVLRQPEEPGERRLQYVPLTYRQLKAQRDRLASGLAQIGLEKGQRIGLLTDGGLESVLVFLSCDILGLSAVPICNKLPDDLLVHSINHSGIAYLFTDTRSLEQVERVRDQLTNPPQIVLTEGQGDNTRSFFDLIQKGAESPPPDIAIEPDDESKIVYTSGSSGLPKGVVQTHRNLVGNILSVWDTISNRDPVILFKSAPDYHTMGILNIYYPLAKGWTLDLARSPDRVLVDIRYSEPEGFLTVPLILDKVFGNVRKEIDAGGAKGTLIARSLRAKQRIARGEASIIDRLVNATLGKKVVGQIKEKLSQRVGSRLELLIVGSAKADPEALDFFQDVLDITSLEGYGVTECSPLIAANVLTGQKTGTVGKPLQEVKIISETGEEIAHGDPNTGTYSGSGDGIGELWVHGNHVMTGYLNDPERTAEVLVTDEAGKVWYRTGDLFSMDDEGFLTFQGRVGRQFKLSNGEFVNPERLERIFARVSLIEHVLICGDQTRTFPLPVVTVNVEEAQLQTDIPDLPTDEEALCSHPAIAERIREQLLKEATASGLPAHERPQKVLILSDQLSEETGTLTRGLKKVVPGRIEEIYANEIAAAYDG
- a CDS encoding Ldh family oxidoreductase, which encodes MPIFNPDKLRRIGREVFERIGATPEEARIVADLLVSSNLAGHDSHGVVRIPQYVSGVQSGQIQLGTTVEIERETDATAVVNGHWGFGHVTATEAMHIAIQKAQKSAVGIATVHQCNHIGRLGVYPVLAAAENMAGLMSNNGHGADLSMAPWGGLGRILPANCLAVAFPSDRDFPISLDLTAATAAGGKMRVALARGERVPENWLIDAEGNPTTDPADYVHGNAALTPSGDHKGYGLSFIFDILSGALSPAGCTRENSPVTGNALFVQAIRIDAFQPIADFKAEIGRFIDYVKSAKTAPGFDEILVPGERSYRTGCEREANGVPIEDTTWEQICETAKKFDVEV
- a CDS encoding DUF2089 domain-containing protein, coding for MRKIIEKCPACQNDVIVTRIRCTRCECEVIGEFQPTIFNRLTPENLAFVETFVRLRGNVREMTRELRVPYSTIRNHLDDVIKALGFAAGTHPEVEDLSTASQQEVLNRLESGEISVEDAAEELKRMNK